A region of the Trichocoleus sp. genome:
AAAATTGACAACTTTATTAACACCACTTTCTTTGCTGATGTGCCAGTTTATCAAATTGTAGAAATACATATGGAGTTGATGGATGAGTTTTCAAAGCAATTGAAATTAGAAGGACGAAGTGATGAAATTCTGTTAGATTATCGGCTAACTTTAATTGACACGATCTCTCATCTCTGTGAAATGTATCGTCGCTCAATTCCTAGAGAGTCTTAGGTGCAGGGTCAGGGAGGGCAGCAAGCTCACATTGCTGGATTGGATGAACGCCAGTATCATAATATCTCTGGAGCGAATTGATGACACCCTAGTACATTCCAGGTCATAAGCATTGAACCCAAGCGTCAAAATTTGTACCCTCCATGAGCCCTCTCAAAAAAACTTACATCCTCAAGCTTTATGTAGCTGGAAATACGCCTAATTCAGTGCGGGCGCTAAAAACCTTGAACAATATATTAGAAAAAGAGTTTCAAGGGGTCTATGCCTTAAAAGTTATTGATGTGCTCAAAAACCCTCAATTGGCAGAAGAAGACAAAATCCTGGCAACGCCAACTCTAGCAAAAATTCTACCGCCACCTGTCCGTAAAATTATTGGGGATCTGTCCGATCGAGAGCGTGTGCTGATTGGGCTAGACTTGCTGTATGAGGAACTCCAGGAGGATGAG
Encoded here:
- the kaiB gene encoding circadian clock protein KaiB, which translates into the protein MSPLKKTYILKLYVAGNTPNSVRALKTLNNILEKEFQGVYALKVIDVLKNPQLAEEDKILATPTLAKILPPPVRKIIGDLSDRERVLIGLDLLYEELQEDEAEIE